The segment TTCAGATTCGATAACCCCCTTAACTTCCTTTCCTCGGGAATCCATTGCCGTATAAGAAAACTTCGCCATATATTTATAATTTCCAGAATAATTAGAAAAATTGCAATTAAAAACCTATAATAAAAAATTTACCTTTTAATCCAAAAAATACGGTTAAAACTACATAAGTTATTTATAATCAAGGTATTAATGAGTATTCTCTCCTCCAGTAAACAGACTCTTGAATTTTTCGGTATCACGTAAATTCTTCAAGTCCGGATCACTTTTCATCCAATCCCAATCATTATATCCTAGTTTGATCGCTTTGATCAGGCTTTTGATTGCCTTTTGATTTTCACGGAGAAGGGCGTAACTACAAGCAAGATTATACTGGATCATGGAATCATCGGGGAGGAGACGCGCCAGTTTACGGTCGATCTCCAGGCTCTTTTCATGGTCCCCGGTTTTGGTATATAAGTCACCCATGACTTTTAAAAGCTCGACATCTTTGGGCGTACGGTGCATTAGCCCTTCGTAAAACGCCAATTGCACTTTAATATCACTTTTAGTTTCATTCTTTGGCATGGAAAAAAGTTTGATGGAATGCGTCGGAAACGTCAAGACCCGTGAATAACTTACTGTCTTTTATTCGCCCCCGGATACTCTTTTTTTCATGATGAGTCGGTTTCCGTTATTCTCGCCTGACTGCACTAACTGCACCTCATCCATGACTGACGTGATCAGATATACCCCTAATCCACCCGGGCGTATATCATCGATATCCCGGGATTTGAATTTCGCCGGATCCACGCAGGTGGCATCATCCTCGATTTCAAAGAAGCAGGAGTCCCCTTCTTTATGGATAAAAAGACGTATTTCATTCCCATCACATTCGCCGTATCCATGCCGGTAAACATTTGTCACCGCCTCATCCAAGGCCAATACGATCTGGCCCACTGCCATCTCGTCAAACCCCGCGCATGCGGCTGAGCGCCTCACAAACTCACGGATGCCTGCAAATTGCGCAGGCTCACAGGGCACGGCAAACCGGCGGCCCTTTTCTAAGGTTTCATTAGCCCTCGTAATAAAAACGGTCAGGTCGTCGTGCTGGGGTGCTTTCCCCGAGAATCGTTTTAATTCCTTATCGATTAAATCGATCATCGCTTTCGCGCAAAATGCCTTATCGGGCAGCAGTCCCATGATTTTTTCAAGGCCAAACTCCTCGCTCTGTTCATTACGGGACTCCGGTAATCCGTCTGAATAAAAGATCAAAGATTCACCCGGCCTGATCGTCACCGTCGTCTGCGGATACACTGAGCCGGACAGTACCCCTAAAGGAATGCCCGACTCTGTTTTTACCAGTGTCGCAGTCTCGGACGTGACAAGAAGCGGATCGTGATGTCCGGCATTTGCTAATGTGATTTGATTAAGGGCGCGGTGATAAAATGCACAAATAGCCGTAACAAAAAGCCCGTTTGTGCGTTGCTCCGAGAAAGCTTCATTTGTCGATTCCAAAACCTCTTGAGGAGTTTTACAATAACGGGATAGCATCCTGATTTGTGTGAGTGTCTGCGCCATCAGGAGGGAGGCCGGCACCCCTTTACCCGACACGTCCCCGATCACCGCACAAATAACATCCTCATTAATCTCGAAAAAATCATAAAAATCCCCACCCACAGCCCGTGCGGATTCATACAAAACAGCCACCTCACAGAAGGCACCGGAATATAATTTATCCGGTAAAAAATTTGCCTGGATGTCACTGGCGACTTGCAGCTCCTGTTGCGTGCGCAAATTGCTCATTTCGGCTTCTTTGAGCCGGGCGTTCTCGATAGCCGTGGCCACTATCTTTGCGTATCCCTCAAAAACCGGCAGCTCATATTCATCAAAAAAATCTTTTTCCCCGGGGTTCAAAGCCTGGATGACCCCGATACATTTCCCGTGTGAAATCAATGGGGCAGTCAAAAGCGAGCGCGTTACAAACCCCGTTTTTTTGTCGGCGTCCTTATAAAAACGCGGGTCATTCTGACAATCCTTGACCAAGACCGATTGGTGATGCTCATAACTCCATCCGGACACCCCTTTGCCTTTAGGGATGCGGAGCACTCCGACCTGACCAGTAATGGTTTTCTGGACTGATGTGGCACGCATGATCAATCCGCCGCCTTCAGAGTCTTCAAGCCAGAGGGTCGAGGCCTCGGCACCGATCACCTTTTTAGCGATATCCAAGACCTTTTGGAGTAATGTCTCGAAATTTTCTTCGCTATTGATGATCCCGCTAATCTCGACCAACCCCCGATAGGCATCCCTTTCCCACGTAACCTGATTCAAAATATCCGGTGCGACTTTTTGAGGATTACCTATCATGATCTTTATCCGTTATTAACGTTTAGGGATACTTCCGGATTTCACCTGATTTTTATCAACCGGAGTGGAATCCGACGGTACTTGGTTTGGAAATGCAGGTAAAAGCATTTTCCAAGGGCGCTCGGCAAGCATCCGACTGAGGTATTTGAGGTTTACCGAGGCATTCTCGAGGTTTTTGAGTAAATCCCTCAGGTTTTGTTCATTATTCCCGATGACCCCGTTTGCTTTACCCACCAACCCATCGGCTTGCGTTGTTAATTTGTCAGCATTACCAATGAGTTTATCCAAACCTGTAATGATCCCGGGCAAGTCTTGATTCACCTGTGCCGTGATGACCGAAATATTTTTCAGGGAATCATCCAGTGTTTTGACCGTCGCCTGAGTATCCGCCAGCATTTGATCAAGGGAAATAGGATCTCTTCCTGTCATGACATCGGCCACTGTTGCTTGTCCTGCATCATAATTCCCCGGAGATATCTCGAGATACTTTTCACTGAGCAATCCGGCAGCGGTAATGGAACCGGTGGAGTCTTTGGGAATAAAAATATTTTTATTGATCCTAGCGGTTACCTCGACACGTTTGACCTTAAATCCCGAAGCACGCAGCTCATCGGCGGTCAGCAGCCTGACACTCACGACTTTGCCCGCGTGGACACCCGACACCCGCACTGGAGCCCCGTCATCTAAGGAATTTGCAAAGTCAAAAGAAAATCGGACATCCTGTTGCGGTTCGGAGGTCACCTGCCCGATCACGTATATGCCGCAGACCACGATCATAAATGCGATAATTGTCAGAACGCCTGATTTGATTAAATTCAGTTTTGTCTTTTCCATAAATTTTTAGTCTCCCAACATCGATTTTAAATAATTATCACTGGACTGCCGGAAAGGAATCGGCCCGTCGGCCTCACCATTGACGAATTGTTTCATAATCGGGCTCGTCCCGTCATTCATCATCTGGCGGATCTCATCGGGCGAACCTTGCGCGATCACCTTACCTTTGTGAAGCATGATCATCACGTCACCAATCCGGAAAGCACTGGCCATGTCATGGGTCACCACTACAGCCGTCATGCCGAGCTTTTTACACAAATCACGGGTGAGCTCGTCGACAACAGCCGTCATGATCGGATCCAAGCCTGCTGTGGGCTCATCACAGAAGAGTAATTGGGGGTCTAATGCGATGGCACGTGCCAAGCCGACCCGTTTTTTCATTCCCCCGGATATTTCACTGGGCAGGAGGTTTTCGAATCCGGTCAACCCCACCATTTCAAGTTTCATCTTTACCACGATATCCACCACATTCGCGTCAAGGTCACCATGCTCGAGCAAAGGTAATGCGATATTTTCGCCGACGGTCATCGAGTTAAAAAGGGCTGCACTCTGGAAAAGGATGCCAAATTTTTTCCGGATCAAGTTAAATTCATTTTCGGATATCTGATTAATATCTTTGCCGAAGAGCCTGATCGATCCGGAATTAGGTTTGTGGCTACCGATCAAATGTTTCAAGAGGGTAGACTTTCCACAGCCACTGCCCCCCATGATAATCACGATTTTGCCGCGCGGCACTTTCAGGTTGATCCCGTCAAGCACACGGCGGCCGCTGAACTCTTTAACGAGCCCGTCGACTTCGATCATGTATTCAGGTTGACTCATGTTAGAATGAAATTAATACGGCTGTTAATACGGCATTAGCGACAATAATCGCCACCACTGACATGACCACGCTATTGGTT is part of the Verrucomicrobiota bacterium genome and harbors:
- a CDS encoding SpoIIE family protein phosphatase, with amino-acid sequence MIGNPQKVAPDILNQVTWERDAYRGLVEISGIINSEENFETLLQKVLDIAKKVIGAEASTLWLEDSEGGGLIMRATSVQKTITGQVGVLRIPKGKGVSGWSYEHHQSVLVKDCQNDPRFYKDADKKTGFVTRSLLTAPLISHGKCIGVIQALNPGEKDFFDEYELPVFEGYAKIVATAIENARLKEAEMSNLRTQQELQVASDIQANFLPDKLYSGAFCEVAVLYESARAVGGDFYDFFEINEDVICAVIGDVSGKGVPASLLMAQTLTQIRMLSRYCKTPQEVLESTNEAFSEQRTNGLFVTAICAFYHRALNQITLANAGHHDPLLVTSETATLVKTESGIPLGVLSGSVYPQTTVTIRPGESLIFYSDGLPESRNEQSEEFGLEKIMGLLPDKAFCAKAMIDLIDKELKRFSGKAPQHDDLTVFITRANETLEKGRRFAVPCEPAQFAGIREFVRRSAACAGFDEMAVGQIVLALDEAVTNVYRHGYGECDGNEIRLFIHKEGDSCFFEIEDDATCVDPAKFKSRDIDDIRPGGLGVYLITSVMDEVQLVQSGENNGNRLIMKKRVSGGE
- a CDS encoding MlaD family protein, with amino-acid sequence MEKTKLNLIKSGVLTIIAFMIVVCGIYVIGQVTSEPQQDVRFSFDFANSLDDGAPVRVSGVHAGKVVSVRLLTADELRASGFKVKRVEVTARINKNIFIPKDSTGSITAAGLLSEKYLEISPGNYDAGQATVADVMTGRDPISLDQMLADTQATVKTLDDSLKNISVITAQVNQDLPGIITGLDKLIGNADKLTTQADGLVGKANGVIGNNEQNLRDLLKNLENASVNLKYLSRMLAERPWKMLLPAFPNQVPSDSTPVDKNQVKSGSIPKR
- a CDS encoding ABC transporter ATP-binding protein — encoded protein: MSQPEYMIEVDGLVKEFSGRRVLDGINLKVPRGKIVIIMGGSGCGKSTLLKHLIGSHKPNSGSIRLFGKDINQISENEFNLIRKKFGILFQSAALFNSMTVGENIALPLLEHGDLDANVVDIVVKMKLEMVGLTGFENLLPSEISGGMKKRVGLARAIALDPQLLFCDEPTAGLDPIMTAVVDELTRDLCKKLGMTAVVVTHDMASAFRIGDVMIMLHKGKVIAQGSPDEIRQMMNDGTSPIMKQFVNGEADGPIPFRQSSDNYLKSMLGD